In Limisalsivibrio acetivorans, one genomic interval encodes:
- the pstB gene encoding phosphate ABC transporter ATP-binding protein PstB, which produces MMQGIGEQREEGDLSSSSVILSVKNLEFYYGDKKVLKKISMEINRNSVTALIGPSGCGKTTYLRCFNRMHDLYPNTSYGGSIQFNGKNLFGEAFELTNLRNLIGMVFQKPAPFPMSIIENIAYGLRLKGIENMTEIQDRAEKSLKQAALWDEVKDRLEENSSSLSGGQQQRLVIARALAVEPEVLLFDEPTSALDPSSTSKVEELLGELKEDVTIIIVTHNMQQAARTADYTAFMYEGELIEYNKTDSIFNTPENSLTEDYISGRFG; this is translated from the coding sequence ATGATGCAAGGGATCGGTGAACAGCGGGAGGAAGGTGACTTGAGTTCATCCAGTGTTATTCTGAGCGTAAAGAATCTGGAGTTTTATTACGGCGATAAAAAGGTTTTAAAAAAAATATCCATGGAGATAAACCGCAACAGCGTAACGGCTCTCATAGGCCCCTCCGGTTGCGGAAAAACCACGTATCTCCGTTGTTTCAACAGGATGCACGACCTTTACCCGAACACATCCTACGGCGGGAGCATACAGTTTAATGGTAAGAACCTCTTCGGGGAGGCTTTTGAGCTCACTAACCTAAGAAACCTTATAGGGATGGTTTTCCAGAAGCCGGCACCCTTCCCCATGAGCATTATAGAGAATATCGCCTACGGCCTTCGGCTTAAAGGGATCGAAAACATGACAGAGATACAGGACAGAGCGGAAAAATCCCTCAAACAGGCCGCCCTTTGGGATGAGGTTAAGGACAGGCTAGAGGAGAACTCATCCAGCTTGTCCGGCGGACAGCAGCAAAGGCTTGTTATCGCAAGGGCACTCGCCGTTGAGCCTGAGGTTCTGCTTTTTGATGAGCCCACCTCCGCTCTGGATCCAAGCTCCACATCGAAGGTGGAGGAGCTACTGGGGGAGCTTAAAGAGGACGTTACAATAATCATCGTCACCCATAACATGCAGCAGGCCGCCAGAACAGCGGATTACACTGCCTTCATGTACGAAGGGGAACTGATAGAATACAATAAGACCGACAGTATATTTAATACGCCCGAAAACAGTCTCACCGAGGACTACATATCGGGCAGGTTCGGCTAG
- a CDS encoding metal-dependent transcriptional regulator yields MKSRQLSGSMEDYLEAILVLQNENSQAKVARAKEISEKLDVKMSSVTNALKQLSEKGYINYDRYSYITLTEKGESYAEEIHFRHTTLTEFLEKTLGIDPDKAEDNACRMEHIMDKEVITRIAAFNDYMKRKGEVVDLGIFIEECEKKGS; encoded by the coding sequence ATGAAAAGCAGACAACTATCGGGCAGTATGGAGGATTATCTGGAGGCTATCCTCGTTCTCCAGAATGAGAACAGCCAGGCAAAGGTTGCCAGAGCCAAAGAGATATCCGAGAAGCTGGATGTTAAGATGTCCTCCGTTACAAACGCCCTTAAGCAGCTTTCGGAGAAGGGGTATATAAACTACGACCGCTACAGTTATATTACCCTTACAGAAAAGGGTGAGAGCTATGCGGAGGAGATCCATTTCCGCCACACAACCCTTACCGAGTTTCTGGAAAAGACCCTCGGAATAGATCCCGATAAGGCGGAGGACAACGCCTGCCGTATGGAGCATATAATGGATAAAGAGGTTATCACTAGGATTGCCGCCTTTAACGATTATATGAAGAGAAAGGGGGAGGTTGTGGATCTTGGAATCTTTATTGAGGAGTGTGAGAAGAAGGGATCTTAG
- a CDS encoding RNA methyltransferase — MPESPFENIRILLSETEGPVNLGMTARAMANTGFNNLRFSGSLGGDEEDVRRYSLHAYHLIESASKCSSFEELIQGSDVLIALTPRNPWNDGHSIGIDEFPHIVYRCTQKGQTVGLLFGNEATGLLNDEVAICRYRLPLPSSKDYESLNLAQAVLVVLWELRRKLTDRINIDSTEQKLAGGDEKRVFLNKLRTLLLESEYLDGQNPEMRWREINLIFESRDFTEREMSLLTSFTNKVLKEHRAAKKD, encoded by the coding sequence ATGCCCGAATCCCCCTTTGAAAACATCCGCATCCTACTCTCCGAAACCGAAGGTCCGGTTAATCTCGGTATGACAGCCCGTGCCATGGCAAACACGGGCTTTAATAACCTTCGTTTCAGCGGCTCCCTTGGCGGCGATGAGGAGGATGTGCGCAGATACTCGCTCCACGCCTATCACCTTATAGAATCAGCCTCCAAATGCTCATCCTTCGAAGAGCTTATCCAGGGCTCCGACGTTCTTATAGCTCTTACTCCCAGAAATCCCTGGAATGACGGGCACAGCATAGGTATTGATGAATTCCCCCATATTGTGTACAGGTGCACACAGAAAGGACAAACCGTGGGGCTGCTATTTGGCAATGAGGCAACGGGACTTCTTAATGACGAAGTGGCAATCTGCCGATACCGCCTCCCCCTCCCCTCCTCAAAGGATTACGAAAGCCTTAACCTTGCGCAGGCTGTGCTCGTTGTTCTATGGGAGCTTCGCAGAAAACTTACCGATAGAATAAACATTGATTCAACCGAACAGAAACTTGCGGGTGGCGATGAGAAGCGTGTTTTCCTTAATAAACTTAGAACTCTGCTCCTTGAATCGGAATATCTGGACGGGCAGAACCCGGAGATGCGCTGGCGTGAGATAAACCTGATATTCGAATCAAGGGATTTCACCGAAAGGGAGATGAGCCTGCTCACCTCCTTCACAAATAAGGTGCTCAAGGAGCACAGAGCGGCGAAAAAGGACTAA
- a CDS encoding lytic transglycosylase domain-containing protein — translation MRPLAYTITVLLATFMLLNAGFSYYVSSSVTELDEEAQYLNTIINAKELQLETEKQKAAFSAKVLDIHAILSNFPVNYSKIGLMDFAYLIASEAEKHDIDPYLILALIKTESSFNKRVISHKGAVGLMQLLPGTAFYISNKTEGLTLNKAKELFDPEMNVKLGVSYFSYLINKYNNVKYAIIAYNFGPGNMTRRLRSGSPLPSFYYNKVMKNYRLMMSYSSRA, via the coding sequence TTGAGACCACTGGCATATACCATTACGGTACTGCTTGCAACATTTATGCTCCTCAACGCCGGTTTCAGCTATTATGTCAGCAGTTCGGTTACCGAACTCGATGAAGAAGCTCAATACCTTAACACCATCATCAACGCTAAGGAGCTTCAGCTTGAAACGGAGAAACAAAAGGCAGCTTTCTCAGCCAAGGTGCTGGACATCCATGCGATTCTGTCCAACTTCCCTGTAAACTACAGCAAGATAGGCCTTATGGACTTCGCATACCTCATCGCCTCCGAGGCAGAAAAGCACGATATTGACCCCTATCTTATCCTTGCGCTCATCAAAACCGAAAGCTCGTTCAACAAGCGTGTCATATCCCATAAGGGTGCTGTGGGCCTTATGCAGCTCCTCCCCGGCACAGCATTTTACATCTCCAACAAAACCGAAGGGCTCACCCTGAACAAGGCAAAGGAGCTTTTTGATCCGGAGATGAACGTTAAGCTGGGGGTAAGCTACTTCTCGTACCTGATAAACAAGTACAACAATGTGAAATACGCCATTATTGCCTACAACTTCGGCCCCGGCAACATGACCAGAAGGCTCCGCTCCGGCTCACCTCTCCCCAGCTTCTATTACAACAAGGTGATGAAGAACTACCGCCTTATGATGAGCTACAGCAGCAGAGCATAA